One Brassica napus cultivar Da-Ae chromosome C4, Da-Ae, whole genome shotgun sequence genomic region harbors:
- the LOC106368656 gene encoding probable ADP-ribosylation factor GTPase-activating protein AGD14 isoform X3, whose protein sequence is MAGGVKEDEKNERIIRSLLKLPDNKRCINCNSLGPQYVCTTFWTFVCTNCSGIHREFTHRVKSISMAKFTSQEVSALKEGGNQHAKDIYFKGLDQQRQSAPDGSNVERLRDFIRQVYVNKRYTNEKNDDKPPRGPMGDSETRSSSGSRSPPYEDAYERRYSDRSSPGGMSPGFEQGNRKSPSRPEVLNDWRREDRFGGRKKPEEESHSPEQVKDLGSASPPIARPVREILGDSVIPLRVIEPPKPQVNRNSDSSVIAKPTASSSSLTTANENPPEVKMETAMSLIDFDADPEPPAPSVAIQAPISATHQPAAQPASASNDNWASFDAAPITPSLNVSQPPPSGNSVDSLLSQLAAPSSGPVQTSTLPSGPAHLGHSTSQIFAPPPNGQSNEQPWNTGLSSNVQRSMSAPSLHPLQGVPSEVKPSGRTELPADLFTATYQSYHAAAPGWQAGPPHGMPYGLQQYNNTMPYQNVPQPARSMNPFDFSSEPPSVTRTETMFPSMASLQGALPPSGMMPSQGLHNHFSMPPQVSGYISPQIPGSMRPSSLRPIGNMGAPYDTQQTYQNFGSPFAANSSNPSFPSGGNPFG, encoded by the exons ATGGCTGGTGGAGTGAAAGAAGACGAGAAGAACGAGCGGATTATTAGGAGTCTTCTCAAACTTCCCGATAACAAGAGGTGTATTAACTGCAACAgcctt GGACCACAATATGTTTGCACTACTTTCTGGACTTTCGTTTGTACCAACTGCAGTGGAATACA CCGTGAGTTTACTCATCGTGTTAAATCGATTTCAATGGCAAAATTCACCTCGCAAGAAGTCTCTGCTCTAAAAGAAGGTGGCAATCAG CATGCTAaggatatttattttaaaggaCTGGATCAACAGAGGCAGTCAGCACCTGACGGAAG TAATGTAGAGCGGTTAAGGGACTTCATCAGACAGGTCTATGTGAATAAAAGATACACGAATGAGAAGAATGATGACAAGCCTCCAAGAGGACCGATG GGCGACAGTGAGACACGAAGTTCTAGTGGGTCACGAAGTCCACCATACGAAGATGCATATGAGCGTCGTTACAGTGACAGATCAAGTCCTGGTGGGATGAGTCCAGGGTTCGAGCAAGGTAACAGAAAAAGCCCTTCTCGTCCGGAGGTCTTGAATGATTGGCGCAGAGAGGATAGATTTGGGGGAAGAAAAAAACCTGAAGAAGAGTCACATTCACCTGAGCAAGTAAAAGACTTGGGTTCAGCTAGCCCTCCTATAGCTCGACCCGTCAGGGAAATCTTGGGTGACAGTGTTATTCCTCTTCGCGTGATAGAACCTCCAAAACCACAAGTCAACCGAAATAGTGATTCTTCAGTGATTGCAAAG CCCACTGCATCATCGAGTAGTTTAACCACCGCAAATGAGAATCCACCGGAAGTGAAGATGGAGACTGCCATGAGCTTGATTGATTTTGATGCTGATCCCGAACCTCCTGCTCCATCTGTTGCAATACAAGCACCAATATCGGCCACACATCAACCTGCTGCCCAGCCAGCAAGTGCAAGTAATGATAATTGGGCATCTTTCGATGCGGCGCCCATTACTCCTAGTCTTAATGTATCTCAGCCACCACCCAGTGGAAACTCTGTGGATTCACTTCTCTCTCAGTTGGCAGCGCCTTCATCTGGGCCAGTTCAGACATCTACATTACCTAGTGGGCCAGCGCATCTTGGTCATTCCACGTCACAAATCTTTGCACCACCTCCAAATGGACAATCAAATGAACAG CCATGGAACACAGGACTTTCATCTAATGTACAAAGGTCAATGAGTGCACCATCATTGCATCCTCTTCAAGGAGTTCCGTCTGAAGTTAAACCATCCGGAAGAACAGAATTACCTGCG GATTTATTCACTGCTACCTACCAATCATACCATGCAGCAGCGCCCGGGTGGCAAGCCGGTCCACCTCATGGCATGCCCTATGGCTTGCAGCAATATAATAACACCATG CCTTATCAGAATGTTCCCCAACCAGCCAGGTCAATGAACCCTTTTGACTTCAGCTCTGAGCCACCGTCAGTGACACGAACA GAAACCATGTTCCCTTCCATGGCGTCTCTGCAAGGTGCATTGCCTCCTTCCGGTATGATGCCTTCTCAAGGATTACACAATCATTTCAGTATGCCCCCTCAAGTCTCAG GGTACATATCTCCTCAAATACCAGGAAGCATGCGACCTAG CAGCTTACGCCCAATTGGAAACATGGGCGCTCCATATGACACTCAACAAACATATCAAAATTTTGGAAGCCCATTTGCTGCAAATTCTTCGAACCCTTCTTTCCCTTCAGGAGGAAACCCGTTTGGGTAA
- the LOC106368656 gene encoding probable ADP-ribosylation factor GTPase-activating protein AGD14 isoform X4 — MAGGVKEDEKNERIIRSLLKLPDNKRCINCNSLGPQYVCTTFWTFVCTNCSGIHREFTHRVKSISMAKFTSQEVSALKEGGNQHAKDIYFKGLDQQRQSAPDGSNVERLRDFIRQVYVNKRYTNEKNDDKPPRGPMGDSETRSSSGSRSPPYEDAYERRYSDRSSPGGMSPGFEQGNRKSPSRPEVLNDWRREDRFGGRKKPEEESHSPEQVKDLGSASPPIARPVREILGDSVIPLRVIEPPKPQVNRNSDSSVIAKPTASSSSLTTANENPPEVKMETAMSLIDFDADPEPPAPSVAIQAPISATHQPAAQPASASNDNWASFDAAPITPSLNVSQPPPSGNSVDSLLSQLAAPSSGPVQTSTLPSGPAHLGHSTSQIFAPPPNGQSNEQPWNTGLSSNVQRSMSAPSLHPLQGVPSEVKPSGRTELPADLFTATYQSYHAAAPGWQAGPPHGMPYGLQQYNNTMPYQNVPQPARSMNPFDFSSEPPSVTRTETMFPSMASLQGALPPSGMMPSQGLHNHFSMPPQVSGYISPQIPGSMRPSLRPIGNMGAPYDTQQTYQNFGSPFAANSSNPSFPSGGNPFG; from the exons ATGGCTGGTGGAGTGAAAGAAGACGAGAAGAACGAGCGGATTATTAGGAGTCTTCTCAAACTTCCCGATAACAAGAGGTGTATTAACTGCAACAgcctt GGACCACAATATGTTTGCACTACTTTCTGGACTTTCGTTTGTACCAACTGCAGTGGAATACA CCGTGAGTTTACTCATCGTGTTAAATCGATTTCAATGGCAAAATTCACCTCGCAAGAAGTCTCTGCTCTAAAAGAAGGTGGCAATCAG CATGCTAaggatatttattttaaaggaCTGGATCAACAGAGGCAGTCAGCACCTGACGGAAG TAATGTAGAGCGGTTAAGGGACTTCATCAGACAGGTCTATGTGAATAAAAGATACACGAATGAGAAGAATGATGACAAGCCTCCAAGAGGACCGATG GGCGACAGTGAGACACGAAGTTCTAGTGGGTCACGAAGTCCACCATACGAAGATGCATATGAGCGTCGTTACAGTGACAGATCAAGTCCTGGTGGGATGAGTCCAGGGTTCGAGCAAGGTAACAGAAAAAGCCCTTCTCGTCCGGAGGTCTTGAATGATTGGCGCAGAGAGGATAGATTTGGGGGAAGAAAAAAACCTGAAGAAGAGTCACATTCACCTGAGCAAGTAAAAGACTTGGGTTCAGCTAGCCCTCCTATAGCTCGACCCGTCAGGGAAATCTTGGGTGACAGTGTTATTCCTCTTCGCGTGATAGAACCTCCAAAACCACAAGTCAACCGAAATAGTGATTCTTCAGTGATTGCAAAG CCCACTGCATCATCGAGTAGTTTAACCACCGCAAATGAGAATCCACCGGAAGTGAAGATGGAGACTGCCATGAGCTTGATTGATTTTGATGCTGATCCCGAACCTCCTGCTCCATCTGTTGCAATACAAGCACCAATATCGGCCACACATCAACCTGCTGCCCAGCCAGCAAGTGCAAGTAATGATAATTGGGCATCTTTCGATGCGGCGCCCATTACTCCTAGTCTTAATGTATCTCAGCCACCACCCAGTGGAAACTCTGTGGATTCACTTCTCTCTCAGTTGGCAGCGCCTTCATCTGGGCCAGTTCAGACATCTACATTACCTAGTGGGCCAGCGCATCTTGGTCATTCCACGTCACAAATCTTTGCACCACCTCCAAATGGACAATCAAATGAACAG CCATGGAACACAGGACTTTCATCTAATGTACAAAGGTCAATGAGTGCACCATCATTGCATCCTCTTCAAGGAGTTCCGTCTGAAGTTAAACCATCCGGAAGAACAGAATTACCTGCG GATTTATTCACTGCTACCTACCAATCATACCATGCAGCAGCGCCCGGGTGGCAAGCCGGTCCACCTCATGGCATGCCCTATGGCTTGCAGCAATATAATAACACCATG CCTTATCAGAATGTTCCCCAACCAGCCAGGTCAATGAACCCTTTTGACTTCAGCTCTGAGCCACCGTCAGTGACACGAACA GAAACCATGTTCCCTTCCATGGCGTCTCTGCAAGGTGCATTGCCTCCTTCCGGTATGATGCCTTCTCAAGGATTACACAATCATTTCAGTATGCCCCCTCAAGTCTCAG GGTACATATCTCCTCAAATACCAGGAAGCATGCGACCTAG CTTACGCCCAATTGGAAACATGGGCGCTCCATATGACACTCAACAAACATATCAAAATTTTGGAAGCCCATTTGCTGCAAATTCTTCGAACCCTTCTTTCCCTTCAGGAGGAAACCCGTTTGGGTAA
- the LOC106368656 gene encoding probable ADP-ribosylation factor GTPase-activating protein AGD14 isoform X1 has protein sequence MAGGVKEDEKNERIIRSLLKLPDNKRCINCNSLGPQYVCTTFWTFVCTNCSGIHREFTHRVKSISMAKFTSQEVSALKEGGNQHAKDIYFKGLDQQRQSAPDGSNVERLRDFIRQVYVNKRYTNEKNDDKPPRGPMGDSETRSSSGSRSPPYEDAYERRYSDRSSPGGMSPGFEQGNRKSPSRPEVLNDWRREDRFGGRKKPEEESHSPEQVKDLGSASPPIARPVREILGDSVIPLRVIEPPKPQVNRNSDSSVIAKPTASSSSLTTANENPPEVKMETAMSLIDFDADPEPPAPSVAIQAPISATHQPAAQPASASNDNWASFDAAPITPSLNVSQPPPSGNSVDSLLSQLAAPSSGPVQTSTLPSGPAHLGHSTSQIFAPPPNGQSNEQPWNTGLSSNVQRSMSAPSLHPLQGVPSEVKPSGRTELPADLFTATYQSYHAAAPGWQAGPPHGMPYGLQQYNNTMPYQNVPQPARSMNPFDFSSEPPSVTRTETMFPSMASLQGALPPSGMMPSQGLHNHFSMPPQVSGHPSAMPPRYISPQIPGSMRPSSLRPIGNMGAPYDTQQTYQNFGSPFAANSSNPSFPSGGNPFG, from the exons ATGGCTGGTGGAGTGAAAGAAGACGAGAAGAACGAGCGGATTATTAGGAGTCTTCTCAAACTTCCCGATAACAAGAGGTGTATTAACTGCAACAgcctt GGACCACAATATGTTTGCACTACTTTCTGGACTTTCGTTTGTACCAACTGCAGTGGAATACA CCGTGAGTTTACTCATCGTGTTAAATCGATTTCAATGGCAAAATTCACCTCGCAAGAAGTCTCTGCTCTAAAAGAAGGTGGCAATCAG CATGCTAaggatatttattttaaaggaCTGGATCAACAGAGGCAGTCAGCACCTGACGGAAG TAATGTAGAGCGGTTAAGGGACTTCATCAGACAGGTCTATGTGAATAAAAGATACACGAATGAGAAGAATGATGACAAGCCTCCAAGAGGACCGATG GGCGACAGTGAGACACGAAGTTCTAGTGGGTCACGAAGTCCACCATACGAAGATGCATATGAGCGTCGTTACAGTGACAGATCAAGTCCTGGTGGGATGAGTCCAGGGTTCGAGCAAGGTAACAGAAAAAGCCCTTCTCGTCCGGAGGTCTTGAATGATTGGCGCAGAGAGGATAGATTTGGGGGAAGAAAAAAACCTGAAGAAGAGTCACATTCACCTGAGCAAGTAAAAGACTTGGGTTCAGCTAGCCCTCCTATAGCTCGACCCGTCAGGGAAATCTTGGGTGACAGTGTTATTCCTCTTCGCGTGATAGAACCTCCAAAACCACAAGTCAACCGAAATAGTGATTCTTCAGTGATTGCAAAG CCCACTGCATCATCGAGTAGTTTAACCACCGCAAATGAGAATCCACCGGAAGTGAAGATGGAGACTGCCATGAGCTTGATTGATTTTGATGCTGATCCCGAACCTCCTGCTCCATCTGTTGCAATACAAGCACCAATATCGGCCACACATCAACCTGCTGCCCAGCCAGCAAGTGCAAGTAATGATAATTGGGCATCTTTCGATGCGGCGCCCATTACTCCTAGTCTTAATGTATCTCAGCCACCACCCAGTGGAAACTCTGTGGATTCACTTCTCTCTCAGTTGGCAGCGCCTTCATCTGGGCCAGTTCAGACATCTACATTACCTAGTGGGCCAGCGCATCTTGGTCATTCCACGTCACAAATCTTTGCACCACCTCCAAATGGACAATCAAATGAACAG CCATGGAACACAGGACTTTCATCTAATGTACAAAGGTCAATGAGTGCACCATCATTGCATCCTCTTCAAGGAGTTCCGTCTGAAGTTAAACCATCCGGAAGAACAGAATTACCTGCG GATTTATTCACTGCTACCTACCAATCATACCATGCAGCAGCGCCCGGGTGGCAAGCCGGTCCACCTCATGGCATGCCCTATGGCTTGCAGCAATATAATAACACCATG CCTTATCAGAATGTTCCCCAACCAGCCAGGTCAATGAACCCTTTTGACTTCAGCTCTGAGCCACCGTCAGTGACACGAACA GAAACCATGTTCCCTTCCATGGCGTCTCTGCAAGGTGCATTGCCTCCTTCCGGTATGATGCCTTCTCAAGGATTACACAATCATTTCAGTATGCCCCCTCAAGTCTCAGGTCATCCATCTGCAATGCCACCGA GGTACATATCTCCTCAAATACCAGGAAGCATGCGACCTAG CAGCTTACGCCCAATTGGAAACATGGGCGCTCCATATGACACTCAACAAACATATCAAAATTTTGGAAGCCCATTTGCTGCAAATTCTTCGAACCCTTCTTTCCCTTCAGGAGGAAACCCGTTTGGGTAA
- the LOC106368656 gene encoding probable ADP-ribosylation factor GTPase-activating protein AGD14 isoform X2: MAGGVKEDEKNERIIRSLLKLPDNKRCINCNSLGPQYVCTTFWTFVCTNCSGIHREFTHRVKSISMAKFTSQEVSALKEGGNQHAKDIYFKGLDQQRQSAPDGSNVERLRDFIRQVYVNKRYTNEKNDDKPPRGPMGDSETRSSSGSRSPPYEDAYERRYSDRSSPGGMSPGFEQGNRKSPSRPEVLNDWRREDRFGGRKKPEEESHSPEQVKDLGSASPPIARPVREILGDSVIPLRVIEPPKPQVNRNSDSSVIAKPTASSSSLTTANENPPEVKMETAMSLIDFDADPEPPAPSVAIQAPISATHQPAAQPASASNDNWASFDAAPITPSLNVSQPPPSGNSVDSLLSQLAAPSSGPVQTSTLPSGPAHLGHSTSQIFAPPPNGQSNEQPWNTGLSSNVQRSMSAPSLHPLQGVPSEVKPSGRTELPADLFTATYQSYHAAAPGWQAGPPHGMPYGLQQYNNTMPYQNVPQPARSMNPFDFSSEPPSVTRTETMFPSMASLQGALPPSGMMPSQGLHNHFSMPPQVSGHPSAMPPRYISPQIPGSMRPSLRPIGNMGAPYDTQQTYQNFGSPFAANSSNPSFPSGGNPFG; this comes from the exons ATGGCTGGTGGAGTGAAAGAAGACGAGAAGAACGAGCGGATTATTAGGAGTCTTCTCAAACTTCCCGATAACAAGAGGTGTATTAACTGCAACAgcctt GGACCACAATATGTTTGCACTACTTTCTGGACTTTCGTTTGTACCAACTGCAGTGGAATACA CCGTGAGTTTACTCATCGTGTTAAATCGATTTCAATGGCAAAATTCACCTCGCAAGAAGTCTCTGCTCTAAAAGAAGGTGGCAATCAG CATGCTAaggatatttattttaaaggaCTGGATCAACAGAGGCAGTCAGCACCTGACGGAAG TAATGTAGAGCGGTTAAGGGACTTCATCAGACAGGTCTATGTGAATAAAAGATACACGAATGAGAAGAATGATGACAAGCCTCCAAGAGGACCGATG GGCGACAGTGAGACACGAAGTTCTAGTGGGTCACGAAGTCCACCATACGAAGATGCATATGAGCGTCGTTACAGTGACAGATCAAGTCCTGGTGGGATGAGTCCAGGGTTCGAGCAAGGTAACAGAAAAAGCCCTTCTCGTCCGGAGGTCTTGAATGATTGGCGCAGAGAGGATAGATTTGGGGGAAGAAAAAAACCTGAAGAAGAGTCACATTCACCTGAGCAAGTAAAAGACTTGGGTTCAGCTAGCCCTCCTATAGCTCGACCCGTCAGGGAAATCTTGGGTGACAGTGTTATTCCTCTTCGCGTGATAGAACCTCCAAAACCACAAGTCAACCGAAATAGTGATTCTTCAGTGATTGCAAAG CCCACTGCATCATCGAGTAGTTTAACCACCGCAAATGAGAATCCACCGGAAGTGAAGATGGAGACTGCCATGAGCTTGATTGATTTTGATGCTGATCCCGAACCTCCTGCTCCATCTGTTGCAATACAAGCACCAATATCGGCCACACATCAACCTGCTGCCCAGCCAGCAAGTGCAAGTAATGATAATTGGGCATCTTTCGATGCGGCGCCCATTACTCCTAGTCTTAATGTATCTCAGCCACCACCCAGTGGAAACTCTGTGGATTCACTTCTCTCTCAGTTGGCAGCGCCTTCATCTGGGCCAGTTCAGACATCTACATTACCTAGTGGGCCAGCGCATCTTGGTCATTCCACGTCACAAATCTTTGCACCACCTCCAAATGGACAATCAAATGAACAG CCATGGAACACAGGACTTTCATCTAATGTACAAAGGTCAATGAGTGCACCATCATTGCATCCTCTTCAAGGAGTTCCGTCTGAAGTTAAACCATCCGGAAGAACAGAATTACCTGCG GATTTATTCACTGCTACCTACCAATCATACCATGCAGCAGCGCCCGGGTGGCAAGCCGGTCCACCTCATGGCATGCCCTATGGCTTGCAGCAATATAATAACACCATG CCTTATCAGAATGTTCCCCAACCAGCCAGGTCAATGAACCCTTTTGACTTCAGCTCTGAGCCACCGTCAGTGACACGAACA GAAACCATGTTCCCTTCCATGGCGTCTCTGCAAGGTGCATTGCCTCCTTCCGGTATGATGCCTTCTCAAGGATTACACAATCATTTCAGTATGCCCCCTCAAGTCTCAGGTCATCCATCTGCAATGCCACCGA GGTACATATCTCCTCAAATACCAGGAAGCATGCGACCTAG CTTACGCCCAATTGGAAACATGGGCGCTCCATATGACACTCAACAAACATATCAAAATTTTGGAAGCCCATTTGCTGCAAATTCTTCGAACCCTTCTTTCCCTTCAGGAGGAAACCCGTTTGGGTAA